Genomic segment of Zingiber officinale cultivar Zhangliang chromosome 11B, Zo_v1.1, whole genome shotgun sequence:
gttcctagacctaagaagaccaccattattggaactaaatgggtcttcaaaaataagttaaatcaaaagggagaagttgtaagaaacaaggcaagacttgtagccaagggctatagtcaagtcgaaggtctcgattatgatgagacttatgctcccgtggcccgattagagtccattcgtttgatgctagcttttgctgcacatagaggtttcaagctctatcaaatggacgttaaatcggccttcttaaacggatttattaaagaagaagtctatgttgaacaaccaccggggtttgtgaataccgaagctccaaaccacgtgtacaagctcaagaaagcactttatgggcttaaacaagcaccacgagcttggtacgaaaggttgtcaacatatttactagaaaatggttttgtaagaggtcaaatagacccaacactatttctgcgtagagatggtgaaaatatttttgtagcccaagtgtatgtcgatgacataatttgtggctcaaataacaaggactatttgaatgaatttatcactcacatggagagtgagtttgagatgagtctggtgggagaattgactttcttccttggacttgaaatcaaacaaactcgagatgacatttatgtccatcaaacaaaatatactcaagagatgctcaagaaattcaaaatgagtgactctaaggaattatccactccaatggcgacaaacactcgccttgacaatgatgagagtggaaaactagttgatctaacgcaatatagaagcatgattggtagtcttctatatctcacagctagtaggccggacatactttttgctgtgggcatgtgcgctagatatcaagtttgtgccaaggaatctcatttaattgcagttaagagaattctgagataccttaaaggcacaattagagtaggtctttggtaccctcgtactgagtcttttgacttgataggttataccgactccgattatgctgggtgcaaattggatcggaaaagcactagtgggggttgccaattcttaggatcatcattggttagttggtcaagtcggaagcaacattgtgttgctctctccacaaccgaggctgaatacattgccatgggagagagtgtatcacaattgttgtggatgattcacactctagaagattatgaactttcgtataagggagtgcaagtgttgtgtgacaacattagcacaataaacctaacaaaaaatccagtccatcattctaggaccaaatacattgaagtgcgtcatcacttcattagagatcacgtagctaggggagacattgcactcacatatgttgagtcaaagtcaaacctagccgatattttcaccaaaccccttccggaaaatgaatttagtcatttaaggagggaattgggaatgtgtttggctcaataagtcattttgaccacatcatgatcaataaggaccattaaaatgacaagagaaattgggaaattaatttgggcaacttgggaacatctcacacaaactataaggtttaacaaatgatttttgtttgctagaaatggggtgagatgctaggatcagccgaattattcaaaatgtatcatacatctcttgaataattaggttgaagagacatcaattgagtatggggaagaccattacataattcatgtgtatttggttcctagatcttactcatatattccaaccaaggaaacttggttggatcttttcctataaatcatgtaaccttgattgttggactgtttgatacctttgatcgatacctttcgtgattttgtttaaaactaggataagtcattgaaattatgatagaaatttggatatattttgacaaacttgaaactgaatctTTAGGACTATAGACAATTTAAGACCATAGGACCTCATCGCTGGGAAATAGTTATGCATATAGACTCTTCAGGGTCTAGATACTGAACTTGGAaggtttactggagaaacttctatgaattatctacgaatttcagttactaaatttcagtatcagacactgatcggtctgtcgaccgatccagtgaggtctgatcggtctggtgaccggtcagagcgtgccaaaatgctgattttcgactgtgttgtctgaaatttcagctgaaagttaaaacacagtttgtgttttggatttctaaaggtttgaaactctccaagacattgttggtgcaatggtcaagtgggagttgacttttagggggagtttttactagtcatgattagtgatatgggattatcactaagttgattgttgacgttagtatcaagggggagattaagggtttcaatgaaaggtatgagactttcattaggaagaaactcttgaccttgaatcactctttttgatgtgtgtcaaaaagggggagaatgggagaatgctcagagaatgttcaaggaagaacattaaagtttggggagaatgttcaaggaagaacattggaaaacctaagttaggttaacctaacttgattatggtttttgtcaaacatcaaaaagggggagattgttggtgcaaccttaggtcaaggttgacctggttgacttgactcgagttgacctgactcgagttgtattttgatgtttgacgagaatagaaaagttctattctgatgtttgacgagaatagaaaagttctattatgatgtttgacgaaaatagaaaagttgtattttgatgtttgacagaatacaaacttgggagattgcggGTGCAATctttagtcaaggttgacctggttgacccgaggtgagtcgacctgatttgggaaaatcctggtgagtgaagccaggtgaaaatcctagtgagtgaagctaggtgaaagtgaaagtcctggtgagtgaagccaggcagttggagaaagtcctggtgagtgaagctaggcagtttggaagtcctggtgactaaagccaggcaagggaaatccaaatgggtcaaggttgaccagacatctggtgaaaagtccaagcagggagcttggcatgggaaaagtccaagtatggagacttggcacggagaagaccaagttggagacttggcacggaaagtcggagagggctcggtagcttgttctccggaccgTGGTCAGAGAGacctcggtagctcggtagctcggtagctcggtagctcggtagctcggtagctcggtagctcgggagctcgggagctcgggagctcgggagctcggtagctcgggagctcggtagctcggtagctcggtagctcggtagctcgatagctcagtagctcggtagctcggtggctcggtagctcgttctccggacgaagtcggagagagctcgatagctcggtagctcgttctcaggaccaggtaggatttagggctgggagctctaaacctggatcagtctggagaccgatcaggagaaaatgCCGCAGAAGAAAAAGGGTGGtgaatcggtctatggaccgatccacatccaatctgatcggtcgccacgaccgatcagaccatcctcagaccgatcaggctgttgtctgatcggtccaaggatccgtgatcagtctgctgaccgatccatagtTAAGTTCATtatgcatgcgctttctctgatattttctgattcgcacttctttttgcccatctttgtttaaccttctgctgtgagtcttttggagatacaggttgcaggtaccataccagtgcttagtttcaaattaagcctcatcaaaggaatgagacaaaggatctttccactgctttctctgcgtcaaatacatttgaagcagcaacggctacaggttgcgattgactgtgtttctggcagtgatcaggcggcgattggcttaactcctggtgattggttcgagctcagaggcaccagtgaagaccgtggttctattggtgtgagctcagagaatcagaagaggaagagaagcgattggcgacgccgtagcttgcagcagggattcggtgcaggatggcagcgatccggtgcaggctaatcgaatgcagagacataagaagcagtgtatgctaGAAAGAAGGTGAGAACAAGAAAACTAGAAGCAAGTAAAAAGCTGTGTGTGTTTCGGTTGGgagcttgctgtgttcttggactctgtcttcatcatcttcgtggctgtgagcttacttcgatttcctttgagccactgtgatctgtaagtcttgtgtgcttcattttaaatctgttcgaagactttgtggagaggtttctccaccgagaaagagagctacattagccggagtcatccggggtgtgatctaccgaagatcaaggggtcgtccaccttacggacacgccgaggagtaggggcaagttatccccgaacctcgtaaatccgtgtgttagtgtgcttgcttcctctttgttttagtttcctaattccgttgtgctaacaagtttctttgtagaaatttgtgtttaagtttttaagaggctattcatcccccctctagccatctaagatcctaacatatatatgtccggccggacgtatggccgaggctggccggccggacgcccgacagggagtaaggggaaaaggacaagggacatctttttctgacagcggacaCGTTCTATGTTCAAGCCATACTCAAAATCCTACGAcagaaggatccgctgtcccatcagagacatgctcaaactgtagcagtatggtgtcaggtaagctcctctgacaagcccacactaTGGTATGGGAAAGGACAAGTGTACACCTCGgaatgtgtgcactcgcttctccacagccctgtataaaggccctcacccttcgccggaggtacgcattctacgatatttggagccacttcttcgttacttgcttgcctgacttgagcgtcggagggtcgtcgccgggaaccccctcccagcctgacttctgtgcaggttcaccggaggcccGTGCGAGCAgtccggagatctacgtcagccgcttggagagcgtcacatgcccagcgtccgttgattcagctttcggacaggatcagttgcTATCAacgatatttagcagatactagataccaaccttgtatgttttgtttgtcgTTTACTTATGTATCGTAttaagcatgctggcttcatgtagcataccttatACCTGACTTTTGCTTATgtttatatgatgactgttgcattgtacgcatcatgtcattgcatgcatgcaggcGACCACTTCTTCCTTGTGGGGGAGTGAGCCGTCGGgccgcgccgcacactcggccactcatgggtagtggtagctggaggagatgccgcttgtcctatcgtgccacactcggccactcatgggtagtagtggtagctggagttgtgagcagcagggatCCCCTTCGCTTGGTAActagatagctacttagcacctgtccatccggtcactcgagaggagtggcggcctttgggtggtacagttgtcatcgatccgacctctcaaccatacaggggtcatggtgcagagaggtgggcgggatgaccattcgtgcatacgctgatattattatacttatgctgttgttgcatGCTTATGCTACTGTTGTTTACTTGTATTGTTCACATATGCTATTATTGCTTACATACTACTGTTGCGCACTTATGCCGTCATGtttgcttatgttgagatataccctCGTTATGGGTGTTTAGACTTTGGTTTATTTATTgaaaatgtttatataccttacatattacctctgtagttatgagcggtaccgtagcagattagtactacttctgaccttctattgctagtctaggatatggtttcaggtacgAGCATATATCTacgattttattttagtatctgtttTCCCGTTTATGAGATTGTATACTGTTGGCTTATTCTctatttatatgttatgttcatgcactattttttcctttacccgctgagttccaatactcaccacccccaaaatgattttttttcgccaggtagcaggtagatgagtcatggatgcttggagagatgtcgattgccagtcctgggtcctgcgttttatcgattttatttctgctttacttgtatttttagcaTACAACGATTTTTAGTATTGTATGAATTGGTTTGTGTTTGGAGTTGATTCGTGGTGTTTTGCTTTTCGTGATCTTGTGATTGTgtaagcctaattggctagtaacctttagttgtggattgtgagttttctcttcattttttccctgcgtttttgatatagccgtgtgggctaaatattaactgcgtggttgttttattcatttatgtccaggcGGATAGACtgcgtatattaactgcgtggttatgttatttttattttatgtatgttccagccgtgtgggctgatggttATGTAGATGTATTgtgtgtatttattgcttcatattatcacccgtacaagggagatacTGCCGAATTTTTATCTGACAGAAACTCCTCTAGGACGTGACAGGTAGAATTACTTCCTTGGGCATAAGTTTAAATCACCGGGCTGATAGACGCGGAATACCCTCCTTCCTGGGGGTTTGCTGCATACCTGATTTTACCTGCATGTACACTACAAAAAATTAATCATTTAGATATGAATTTTATTATGGGACTGATATACTAGGTCACCTGGAATGAGTGAAATTATCTTTTACTTCCTTAAATAATCTTCCCTAACTCTAATTCTTGGATTCATACTTACGTATCTCATCTAAATAgccattatttttaaatttatcattctATTAAGAAAAAATGTGATAATACGCCATAGTTAGGATGACCGACGCAAAACCTTGACAATCATTTAAATAATTTGATACGCCATAaataatagattttaaagaaaacAATTATgttgtgttaaaaaaaaaaaggtgaaaaAACAATTAATTGGGCACGAATTAAAAGGTCCCAAGTGTTTCAGGGTGCTccattttaaaataatatcaaaaggataatttattttttttatccaaaaatGTGCTTGATATATGGTTATTGATGTAGCTTTTTTACTAAATCtgctataataaaaaattaaagttttatcATAATACCagttattataaattaattaaaattgttataatttaattaaaattattttaactgagtaaaaaacattttaatatttttgtaacaattttaagtaaaaaagatTTCATCCTATTTttattctgaaaatatttttattctgaTATTAatatagtaatttttttaaaataattataatctattttagttttaattaaaactaccAAAATATATAGCCGCTGAAAACAATTTTAGTCACAATACATCTCCACGAGTGTGATACAATTTTGGCACTCAAAGATGCATAAAAAAAACTAGAAttcgaattttaaataaatttaatatgttAAAGATCGACTTAAAGGTGCAGTAAAAAGCTCCACttctaataaaataaaagtgatTAGGTTCATCTCAATTATTTCTCATAATTCTGTCTTcagattatataaaaaaaataaatcataaagcCGAACTTATAACTGACTATCAAATTGATTAAGGGATGGAAGAGAATTTTTTATTCATACTACCACatattttaaagattttcaaTCTTTTGAACCAAATTAAGTTGTCTTTATAATTTCTGCTATACAATTAAACTATGCTTAGAACATTAacacaattttaaaaaaataaatgcaaTATGACACTTTTCTACTGAAGTTATTAAATTGAGAATGTAACTTCTAAGTTTTGGATTGTAAATTAACTCTATATACATTACaacttaaaaatataaatttatttcgatatttgagataatttattttcaatttcctAACAAAACaaactaaataatatatatttttttaaataataggcACTTGGATTATTTTGTTTCATTCttaaataattaaaactttctaaaatCCATGCTAGAattgaatattttaaataaaattcaaatctTTATGCTATTTCAGACCTCTTCTATAGTTTACATAAAATTTGAATCAATTccataaattatgtattttattttgaaaattttcttgtttaaaaatatttatcagGACAATTATTGACCTGACACCATCCTTAGTGTGTTCATGTGCTACAAGCACGGATGAAAATGTGCATTCCACATCTTCATCCCTCCAGAATCTATCTTCCCTATTAGTTTCATCCTTAGTGAATACATGCCTTAAAGTTCCAACTTTGTAAATTCCCTCAATATTTCTTCTTTGATCTGCCATAAGTTCATATGAAAGTTTCTTCCAAAcaattactagaaaaattcaaTTGGTTTAATCTAAACTTGCCCTTAGTTTAAGATTTAAATAACTTAGTCCGTCGAGAAAATATTGCTTGATCGCTGCACAATAAAAAAAGCAGATACCAAATCCACCAGAGATCATAATATACGATCCAAAGAACTAaaggaaaatcatgtagtttATGAACCAGAAACTAAACCAAGCCTCTTTGATTTTTCTTATCCATAAACGTCTACTAAGTTCAACAAGAAATCAAACATGTAGTCAAGGTTGATCTTGAAGCAAAGCCATCAAAAGAAAACAAAGTATGGGAGACAAAGAATTCATCAAGCAAGTGCATAAGCAACCATTGGTCTTGGACGAGGCTACAGGCTGTGAAAATAACTACTAAGACTATTGAAAAGTGATAGATGCCGAAGTCACATAATACAAGTTTGAGATATACATGATGGGCTTGAGATACATGGAGCAAACTAGTTTTTTGTGGCATTGACCTTGCAAATATAAGATAAACTTCTGCATATTACCATCACAAGGCAAGGGACATTTTGGTAGACTTAATATGCTGAGAGTTTGAAGTTTTTTGGGATAGAAAGAGTAAGAAGGTTACTATTACAGCAATGAAAACAATAAAAAGTGACTTAGATTTAACAAAAGATGATTTGGGAAACAAGTTGCTAGCTTTAACACCCCAGTATTATAAGTGAGATGATGCCACTATGATAAGCATGTAATCTTTACAACAACGGAGCAAGGATTCAAGAGGGGAAAAGAAGACTGCTTTTTCAAAATAATCTATAGGTCACAAGTGCAAGATTATATTAACAAAGGATGCTACATCCACTTACAATCTCTAAGGAAAGTTTAGGTAAACAAGGAATATCAAATAATGAACAAAAGAAATCAATTTAAATGATTCTTCACCACATGAAACAGCCTTTCCATACAACTAAAAAACATCACATAATTGCAAAACAGAAATGTGTTTATATAGATTGATCCATCCAAATTCATCAAATTATTCAAGTAAATGCAATCATGTAGTTAAATGAACACCACAACCACAATCCTTAAATTATCATACGAAAACCACAGTAAACAGATCCATAGAGAAGCATTAAATACGGGAATACGAGTACAGGAAACAAACAAGTTACCATGCTAGCCAAAGCCGAACACAAGACTCAGACGGACGCAGACTCCTGTTCGATGATGGACGCGGACTCTTGTTCGACGGACGAGGCCTCTTCGTCACCACCAGCAGCAGTGATGGCAGATTCAGTAGTGGTGACAGATTCAGCTGGCACCGAAACCGCCTTGTCAACCGCTTCCTCGGTGGTGGGCGCAGATGAGGCTGGCAAGGGCTTCGACTTTAAGAAATCCATCATGCGCTTGCTGATATCCTTGGAGTAGATCTGGAGGACTGCCAGTCCCTCGTCAATGGAAGCGACTTCCCGACCACTGCCGGAGTTGGCGGCGTCGAAGGCTTCCTGCTCGATGATGCGGGCCGTGGCGGCCGCCATCTCTTCGGGGACGACGCAGTAGCGCTTCGTGAGGACGGAGGGGGAGGAGAGCGTGTCGATCAGGCGATGGATCACGGCATCCCGCGCCCGCT
This window contains:
- the LOC122033959 gene encoding MFP1 attachment factor 1-like, with amino-acid sequence MTEDSEATKPQGGEIAVEEGADDSLKSEVPPSPSPPPAISLNIWPPSQRARDAVIHRLIDTLSSPSVLTKRYCVVPEEMAAATARIIEQEAFDAANSGSGREVASIDEGLAVLQIYSKDISKRMMDFLKSKPLPASSAPTTEEAVDKAVSVPAESVTTTESAITAAGGDEEASSVEQESASIIEQESASV